The proteins below are encoded in one region of Shewanella algae:
- a CDS encoding ABC transporter permease: MMSRLLTLVRKELLDAARDKRSVMAGLYYAIGTPLIMCGLFVVLIGQLSSPDDLQIRIDNAEQAPDLVRYLGQKGINQDSGEQAGALILQISEQYRAQMAKGERAEVILIADNSDEKLQKSIRRLERALQGYSSEMGSLRLLARGIDPRIMQPIKVQLQDQATPDSKGGMILGIAIFTMIYSVFISGMNLAIDTSAGERERNSLALLLSHPVTPRQLVISKLLAVTVFAMLGLILILLISKFAYPMVPWQELGFSISISAEFIALMLLIGLPVALLAASMQLFVSFLAKTFKEAQSYLTIVLFVPLALAMTASYDIAPDTLQWLPVSGQQQALMAFIKGKELPLLQLLVSSLLTLAIAAALVLGLERSLKSEKVVFGL, from the coding sequence ATGATGAGTCGACTCTTGACACTGGTTCGCAAAGAACTGCTGGATGCCGCCCGCGACAAGCGTTCTGTGATGGCCGGTCTCTACTATGCCATAGGCACGCCGTTGATCATGTGCGGTCTGTTTGTGGTGCTGATTGGTCAGCTCTCCAGCCCGGATGATCTGCAAATTCGCATAGACAACGCCGAACAGGCGCCGGATCTGGTGCGCTATCTCGGCCAGAAGGGGATCAATCAGGACAGCGGCGAGCAGGCAGGCGCTCTGATACTGCAGATAAGCGAGCAATATCGGGCGCAGATGGCCAAAGGCGAAAGGGCCGAGGTGATCCTGATAGCCGACAACTCGGATGAAAAGCTGCAGAAATCGATTCGCCGTCTGGAGCGGGCGCTGCAGGGTTACTCCTCCGAAATGGGCAGCCTGCGCCTGCTGGCCCGCGGCATAGATCCCAGGATAATGCAGCCGATTAAGGTGCAATTGCAGGATCAGGCCACGCCAGACTCCAAGGGCGGAATGATCCTCGGAATCGCCATCTTCACCATGATCTACTCGGTATTTATTTCCGGGATGAATCTGGCGATAGATACCAGTGCCGGCGAACGTGAACGCAACTCATTGGCGCTGTTGCTGAGTCACCCTGTCACCCCGAGGCAATTGGTGATCTCCAAGCTGCTGGCGGTGACAGTGTTTGCCATGTTGGGCTTGATCCTGATTTTGCTGATCTCCAAGTTTGCCTATCCCATGGTGCCCTGGCAGGAACTCGGCTTCAGCATCAGTATCAGCGCCGAGTTTATCGCCCTGATGCTGTTGATAGGCTTGCCGGTCGCCCTGCTGGCCGCCAGCATGCAGCTGTTTGTGTCCTTCCTGGCCAAGACCTTCAAGGAAGCCCAGTCCTATCTGACCATAGTGCTGTTCGTGCCCTTGGCCCTGGCAATGACCGCCAGTTACGACATAGCGCCGGACACCTTGCAGTGGTTGCCGGTTTCGGGGCAGCAACAGGCATTGATGGCCTTTATCAAGGGTAAGGAGTTGCCGCTGCTGCAGCTGTTGGTATCCAGCTTGCTGACGTTGGCTATAGCCGCAGCCCTGGTGCTGGGGCTGGAGCGCTCCCTCAAGAGCGAAAAGGTGGTGTTTGGCCTCTGA